Proteins co-encoded in one Bremerella sp. TYQ1 genomic window:
- a CDS encoding FHA domain-containing protein → MQTQLLPTIGNDSIYLEYLDQATGRSTKSVIDDFPFIIGRNATCNLTVESGRVSREHAEVVRHGSGYLIRDLRSTNGVYINGEKLDEHVLVDGDTVSIADFEFDFHCPAAETARQTVTLTMEDRVQASAPAQDPHLLIQALRTVNQWSGLKRIDPGLLSIESVATQQIAGQWCPLFRKAYQNHEETKLLKNSLVLENPLRLLQHSSALLALQERQNVGGLLMLEIDESDLNRADLLETVGWIRTKLGSAVKVVLGGSVDLWEANYWDNTAVEDLRAMGVEIAVIGIEQFKPPIVSDVLQHAKMIGVSASALSAASRSPAVATSIQEYIQEVKSAGSQAIAQAASSGPDNQVLQQMGFDVVVRFPT, encoded by the coding sequence ATGCAGACGCAGCTGCTACCGACTATTGGAAACGACTCGATTTACCTCGAGTACCTCGATCAAGCCACTGGCCGTTCGACCAAATCGGTGATCGATGACTTTCCATTCATCATCGGGCGCAACGCCACGTGCAATCTGACCGTCGAATCAGGACGCGTCTCACGAGAGCACGCTGAAGTCGTCCGCCACGGAAGTGGCTACCTGATACGTGATTTGCGCAGTACGAATGGCGTTTACATCAACGGCGAGAAGCTCGACGAGCATGTTCTTGTCGATGGCGATACCGTATCGATTGCTGACTTTGAATTCGATTTCCATTGCCCTGCGGCCGAGACGGCTCGTCAAACGGTAACGCTGACGATGGAAGATCGCGTTCAGGCTTCCGCTCCTGCGCAAGATCCTCATTTACTGATTCAAGCCCTCCGCACCGTCAATCAGTGGTCTGGCTTGAAGCGAATTGATCCAGGCCTGCTCTCCATCGAGAGCGTCGCCACGCAACAAATCGCTGGGCAGTGGTGCCCCCTTTTCCGCAAAGCATATCAGAATCACGAAGAAACGAAGCTGCTGAAAAACTCGTTGGTCCTGGAGAACCCACTCCGTTTGCTTCAGCACAGTTCGGCATTGCTGGCGCTGCAGGAACGCCAGAACGTCGGCGGTTTATTGATGCTGGAGATCGACGAGTCAGACCTCAATCGAGCCGACTTGCTCGAAACGGTTGGTTGGATTCGGACCAAGCTTGGCTCTGCCGTCAAAGTGGTTTTGGGCGGCTCGGTCGACTTATGGGAAGCCAATTATTGGGACAACACCGCTGTCGAAGACCTTCGAGCGATGGGGGTCGAGATCGCGGTGATCGGAATCGAACAATTCAAGCCGCCGATTGTCTCTGACGTGCTTCAGCACGCCAAGATGATCGGCGTATCGGCTAGTGCCTTGTCGGCGGCTTCACGAAGTCCGGCCGTTGCCACTAGCATTCAAGAATACATTCAGGAAGTAAAGTCCGCCGGCAGTCAGGCCATTGCCCAAGCTGCTTCCAGTGGACCAGATAACCAGGTATTGCAGCAGATGGGATTCGACGTAGTCGTACGTTTTCCCACCTAA
- a CDS encoding cell wall metabolism sensor histidine kinase WalK, whose product MKMTANRPGVFALFAWLSPIVMGVTLVAASVAIAMQPAAASLPLMIALGGISLALALSLIQRTSYRKLSHKLYDQLEQLAAMSSDDLDPERFQQQLLKANLSDRARAILSEIYQCIDRDREKIFEFQQKSASSEVKAHLAESRASQIYWVIEGLTEPVVMVNQYGEITLMNPAAVNLFGLHEVPKGVSVEKGLNCDSLVQLLNETRRRKLKSTRLAEIELADPDGEKHWYRVTVNTVAEGEHEGAADTAFGAVAVMRDISGYKAIQRRNAEFVSAVSHEMKTPLAGIKAYTELLADGEAEDEETRDEFLGVISGQADRLQRLIDNLLNLARIEAGVVSVSKKPRSLNDLLEEAAAIVQPTAEQKQITLKVELSPMYLGVLADRDMILQSAINLLSNAIKYTPDGGNVTLRSRMSDREVHFEVEDTGVGLSPEDCEMVFEKFYRVKKDQKMASGTGLGLPLAKHIVEDVHGGNLTVKSELCKGSTFMIALPTVQVIEHAT is encoded by the coding sequence ATGAAAATGACCGCGAATCGACCAGGGGTATTCGCCCTCTTTGCCTGGTTAAGCCCGATTGTTATGGGTGTAACCTTGGTAGCCGCTTCCGTAGCTATCGCCATGCAACCGGCCGCAGCATCGCTGCCGCTGATGATTGCATTGGGGGGTATCTCTCTTGCGCTAGCCCTGAGCCTGATCCAGCGAACTTCGTACCGCAAGCTCTCGCACAAGCTTTACGATCAGCTCGAACAACTGGCCGCCATGTCTTCGGACGATCTCGATCCGGAACGCTTTCAACAGCAGCTTTTGAAAGCCAACTTATCGGATCGAGCACGTGCCATCCTCAGCGAGATCTATCAGTGCATCGATCGCGATCGTGAAAAGATTTTCGAGTTCCAGCAAAAGTCGGCCAGCAGCGAAGTCAAAGCCCACCTGGCTGAATCGCGAGCATCGCAAATTTATTGGGTCATCGAAGGCCTCACCGAACCGGTCGTGATGGTCAATCAATATGGCGAGATCACGCTGATGAACCCAGCCGCGGTCAACTTGTTTGGCCTGCACGAGGTTCCCAAGGGAGTCTCTGTTGAGAAAGGGCTGAACTGCGATTCACTAGTGCAGCTGTTAAATGAAACACGTCGCCGCAAGTTGAAATCGACCCGGCTGGCAGAGATTGAATTAGCGGATCCCGACGGAGAAAAGCACTGGTATCGCGTCACCGTGAATACGGTCGCCGAAGGGGAACATGAAGGGGCTGCCGATACCGCGTTTGGTGCGGTTGCCGTCATGCGCGACATTAGTGGATACAAAGCGATTCAACGTCGCAACGCTGAATTCGTTTCGGCGGTCAGCCATGAAATGAAGACGCCACTGGCCGGAATTAAAGCCTACACCGAGCTACTTGCCGATGGCGAAGCGGAAGACGAAGAGACGCGGGACGAATTCCTGGGTGTCATCAGCGGTCAGGCCGATCGCCTGCAACGTCTGATCGACAACCTGCTGAACCTGGCACGTATCGAAGCTGGCGTGGTGAGTGTCAGCAAGAAGCCACGATCGTTGAACGACCTTCTGGAAGAAGCAGCCGCCATCGTTCAGCCCACCGCCGAGCAAAAGCAGATCACGCTGAAAGTCGAACTCAGTCCGATGTACCTCGGCGTACTGGCCGATCGCGACATGATCTTGCAGTCGGCAATCAACTTGCTCTCGAACGCCATTAAGTACACCCCAGACGGTGGCAACGTGACGCTTCGCAGTCGAATGTCAGACCGTGAAGTCCATTTCGAGGTGGAAGACACCGGCGTCGGCCTGAGCCCGGAAGACTGTGAAATGGTCTTCGAGAAGTTCTATCGCGTGAAGAAGGACCAGAAGATGGCCTCAGGGACAGGCCTCGGTCTGCCACTCGCGAAGCATATTGTTGAAGACGTCCATGGCGGTAACTTGACCGTCAAAAGCGAGCTCTGCAAGGGAAGTACGTTCATGATTGCCCTGCCAACCGTACAAGTGATCGAACACGCGACGTGA
- a CDS encoding methyltransferase domain-containing protein — protein MSSPEVLGQFIPLHYHYDMLRDNYRMTSFQQAIAATVKPGMTVVDLGGGTGVLSYFAAMEGAKVYYVERNPELVEVARRFLRMNKVEDRVTIVHQDATQFVPPEPVDVVTCEMLHVGLVREKQTEVIETFKRQYMAKHGSKLPRFIPEATLLAVQPVMQAYEFAGFHAPVPLFQPPVAEVQGTTELGMPAVYETVIYDEAYAHEVDWKGTLTMQRGGTLNGWRLVTKNVLSVLVEEQSEICWHNQYLVMPLDEPIEVETGDRVDVQIRYQFCTELNDLWNGVSQQKAPQTLVKRLSA, from the coding sequence GTGAGCTCTCCCGAAGTCCTCGGCCAGTTTATTCCGCTGCACTACCACTATGACATGCTCCGCGACAATTACCGGATGACTTCGTTTCAGCAGGCGATTGCTGCGACGGTTAAGCCCGGGATGACGGTGGTCGACTTAGGCGGAGGAACCGGCGTTCTCTCTTACTTTGCCGCGATGGAAGGGGCCAAAGTCTATTACGTCGAGCGGAATCCAGAACTTGTCGAGGTGGCTCGGCGCTTTCTTCGCATGAACAAAGTCGAAGACCGCGTGACAATTGTTCACCAGGATGCCACTCAGTTCGTTCCGCCTGAACCGGTCGACGTGGTAACCTGCGAGATGCTGCATGTCGGTTTAGTCCGAGAAAAACAGACCGAAGTAATCGAGACGTTCAAGCGACAATACATGGCCAAGCATGGCTCGAAGCTGCCACGCTTTATTCCCGAGGCGACGCTTCTGGCCGTTCAACCGGTCATGCAAGCGTACGAGTTTGCTGGCTTTCATGCCCCGGTCCCATTGTTTCAGCCGCCGGTCGCGGAAGTGCAAGGGACGACCGAACTCGGTATGCCAGCGGTGTACGAGACCGTGATCTACGACGAAGCGTACGCGCATGAGGTCGACTGGAAAGGAACACTGACAATGCAGCGTGGTGGCACGCTCAATGGCTGGCGACTGGTAACGAAGAACGTGCTATCGGTCCTTGTCGAAGAACAGTCCGAGATCTGCTGGCACAATCAGTACCTGGTCATGCCACTCGACGAACCGATCGAAGTCGAAACGGGAGATCGCGTCGATGTGCAAATTCGCTATCAATTTTGCACGGAACTGAATGACTTGTGGAATGGGGTTTCCCAACAGAAGGCCCCACAAACGTTGGTCAAACGCCTGTCTGCTTAG
- a CDS encoding AAA family ATPase, which translates to MSGTELKTGLLAALLADDGFRPEEPKTLEDTQLSQTLVESIILKLYLNIGSLSGRKTAEHICLPFGVVEGILTSLRTRQLITHCGSAPLNDYTYTLTDQGRSRAQTYMQSCAYFGPAPVSLDDYITSVEAQSVRNETPKEEDLRRAFDGLSVEPGMFDRLGPAVNSGAGLFLYGAPGNGKTTLAKRITACYGQEIWIPRTVVEDGQFIKLFDAAFHEAVDQDENSIIKSDNFDKRWIKVRRPTVVVGGELTMDSLEIRFDPINNICEAPLQMKSNCGSLLIDDFGRQRMEPQELLNRWIVPLENRVDYLALPNGKKIQVPFEQLIIFSTNLEPSDLTDDAFLRRIPYKIEVEDASQEEFHKLFQIFSKQFGCRYDEESITHLIDNHYAPVNRPMRRCQPRDLLTQIRNYCVYKGFPMEMRPEYFDLVVGSYFTVVAGND; encoded by the coding sequence ATGTCCGGAACGGAACTGAAAACAGGTCTTCTTGCCGCCCTGCTAGCAGATGATGGTTTTCGTCCTGAAGAACCCAAGACTTTAGAGGACACTCAGTTATCGCAGACGCTGGTCGAGTCGATCATCTTGAAGCTGTACCTGAACATTGGCTCGTTGAGTGGTCGAAAGACGGCCGAGCATATTTGCCTGCCGTTTGGCGTCGTAGAAGGCATTCTTACGTCGCTGCGAACGCGACAGTTGATCACCCACTGCGGTTCGGCTCCGCTGAATGACTACACCTATACACTGACCGATCAGGGCCGTTCGCGAGCTCAAACGTACATGCAGTCGTGTGCCTACTTCGGGCCGGCTCCGGTATCGCTGGACGACTATATCACGTCGGTCGAAGCCCAATCGGTGCGTAACGAAACCCCGAAAGAGGAAGACCTCCGCCGAGCGTTCGACGGACTTTCGGTTGAGCCCGGCATGTTCGATCGACTCGGACCGGCTGTGAATTCGGGAGCTGGGCTCTTTCTTTACGGTGCCCCAGGTAACGGCAAAACGACACTCGCCAAGCGAATTACGGCCTGTTACGGCCAGGAAATCTGGATTCCACGTACTGTTGTTGAAGATGGCCAGTTCATCAAGCTGTTCGACGCAGCTTTCCACGAAGCGGTCGATCAAGACGAAAACAGCATCATCAAGTCCGACAACTTCGACAAACGCTGGATTAAAGTTCGCCGGCCCACGGTGGTTGTTGGTGGCGAGCTGACGATGGACAGTCTCGAAATCCGTTTCGATCCAATCAACAACATTTGCGAAGCCCCACTGCAGATGAAGAGCAACTGTGGGAGCCTCCTGATCGATGACTTCGGCCGTCAGCGAATGGAGCCGCAAGAACTACTCAACCGCTGGATCGTTCCGCTGGAAAACCGTGTCGACTACCTGGCACTTCCTAACGGTAAGAAGATTCAGGTTCCCTTCGAGCAGTTGATTATATTCTCGACCAACCTCGAGCCATCGGACTTGACCGACGACGCATTTCTGCGGCGAATACCTTATAAGATCGAAGTGGAAGATGCTTCGCAGGAAGAGTTCCACAAGCTCTTTCAAATCTTCTCGAAGCAGTTCGGTTGCCGCTACGACGAAGAATCGATCACGCATTTGATCGACAATCACTACGCTCCAGTAAATCGTCCGATGCGACGCTGCCAGCCGCGCGACCTTTTGACGCAGATCCGCAATTACTGTGTCTACAAAGGCTTCCCGATGGAAATGCGACCGGAGTATTTCGACCTGGTCGTGGGGAGTTACTTCACCGTCGTCGCAGGCAACGATTAG